The Halostagnicola kamekurae sequence TCATCGGCCTGTTCTTGCTGTACAAGGGGTTCAACATCGACGACCTCGTGACCGGGTTCGCCCACCAGGTCAAAGAGTCGCTGTACACCGGTCAGGTGTCGGTCGTCACCTACGTCGTCGCGGCGGGGCTGACCTTCGTCGGCGTCTTCGTCGGCGCGCTCGGCGTGTCCGGCCTCGAGGAGACCCAGAGCGGGGAGGTGTTGATCCCGGCCGCGGTGTTCGCCTTCGAGGGCGTTCCATGGCTGGCGACGGCGGCGCTGACCGCGAGCGCGGGGCGCCTGCTCGACGAGATCATCAGCGACCGGCCCGTGCGGGCCTCGTACCTCAATCTCCCCTTTATCGTCGTCGCGATCAGCTTCGTCGTCCGGGGCTTTTCGGCGTACTTCCTCGAGACCCAGGGCCAGATCGGCCCGCTGACCGTTCCCACCCTCGACCTGGGCTGGCGGACGATAACGAGCTTCCAGACGACCGCGGGCGAGCGCCTCGCGGTGTTCGTCCTGTTCGGGATCCTCGTGAGCCTTCTCGGCGTTCGCGTCGCCGCCTCGTTCAGCGAGTCGACGGCGGACTCGACGACCGACGCCGATCGATCCGACGGCGGGCAGGCGGCCGACGCCGACCTCCCCGATCCCGGCTCCGAGTCGGAGCTTACTGACGGCGGCGCGCGGTCGCCCCGGGCGAGCGACGACGGACCGGAATCGCCCGACGACGGCTCAAGCACCCGCACGCGAGATCGAAACGCGACCGACGGCCGCGATGGGCCGGACCGCTCCTAACACCGCCGTCGCGCACTCGGCACCCATTTACCCGCGGCGACGTACACTCGAGCATGACCGATCGAGTAGGCGCGTGGCTCAGTCTCTTTTCGGGCGGCAAAGACTCCTCGTGGGCGCTGTATCAGGCGCTCGAGCGTGGCCTCCCCGTCGAGCGGCTGGTGACCGTCCATCCGGCGGGCGACTCGTACATGTACCACGTCCCCGAGACCGGCCTCGCGACGCTCGCGGCCGAGAGCGTCGGGATCCCGCTGGTCGACGTCGAACCGGACGATTTCGACGCCGACGCGGTCGCGGACTCGAGCGCGCAGGGAGACGACGAACTCGAACCGCTCGAACTCGCACTCGAGGAACTCGCGACCGATCTCGACGGCGGAATCGCAGGCCTGACCGCGGGAGCGGTCGAGAGCGAGTACCAGACGAGCCGCATCGAAGGGATGTGCGAGCGACTCGAGTGTGACCTGTTCGCGCCGCTGTGGCGCGAAGAGCCCCGAGAGCTCGCGGACGCGATGCTCGAGGCGGGGTTCGAAATCGTGATCGTCCAGGTCGCAGCCCACGGCCTCGATGAGTCCTGGCTCGGACGCACGCTCGATGCTGCCGCGCTTTCCGACCTCGAGGACCTCAACGACGAGTACGGCGTCCACCTGCTCGGAGAGGGCGGCGAGTTCGAGACGCTGGTCGTCGACGCCCCGCACATGGACCGGCGGATCGACCTCGAGTACGATCGCGAGTGGGACGGCACCCGCGGCCGGATTCGCGTCACCGAGGCGAGTCTCGAGTAGGGGCGCTTGAGCGGTGGTATAGAAATTCGGCTCAGGAATCGAGCACGAGGGGTTCGTACCACTCTCGGTTCTCTCGATACCAGTCGACGAACTGGTCGACGCCGTCGCGGATGGCCGTCGAGGGCTCGTAGTCGATCAGTTCGTCGGCCTTCGAGACGTCGGCGTGGGTGTGGCGCGCGTCGGCCTCTTTCGCGTCGGTGTACTCGAGGTCCACGTCCGCACCCGTGTGATCGATCACGTGTTCTGCGAGCGCTTCGATTGTGATCGTTCCCGTCGAGCCGATGTTCATCACCTCGCCGTCGGCGACGCTCGTCTCGAGTAAGGAGAGGTTCGCGTCGACGACGTCGTCGATGTACGTGAAGTCCCGCGTTTGCTGGCCGTCGCCGTAGATGACCGGCGGGCGACCGTTGAGACACCGGGAGGTGAAGTTCGTGATCGCCATGTTGGGACGCATCCGCGGTCCGTAGACCGTGAAGTAGCGCAGCGATACGGTGTTGACGTCGTAGAGATCGTTCCAGACGCGGCAGTAGTGTTCCGCTGTGAGCTTCGTGACGCCGTAGGGGCTCTGCGGGACGTTCTGGTGGTCCTCGTCGTAGGGGAGGTAGTCGACTTCGCCGTAGACCGACGACGACGAGGCGTTGACTACCCGCTCGACGCCGTGTTCGTCCGCCGCGATCAGCAGGTTGAGCAGGCCGCCGGTGTTGATCTCGTGGGGCTTTTTCGGATTTTCGACGCTCGTTCTGACCCCCGCCTGTGCGGCCTGATGGTAGACGAACTCGACGTCGTTGCTCGAGACGACCTCCCGAACGAGCGCTTCGTCGGTGATTGAGCCCTCAACGAAAGTGAACCGATCGCCGCCTTCTTCGTGGCACAGCTTGAGGTTTCGCTCTTTGATTGCCGTGTTGTAGTACGGGTCCAGTACGTCGAGGACGACGACGTGGTGCCCCTCCGCGAGCAGTCGGTGGGCGATGTGAGAGCCGATAAAGCCCGCGCCACCGGTGACGAGAACGTTCATACCGACCTAGATGCGAAGCGGTGGTTAGTCGCTTACGGACCGTTCCAGCTATTGAGTGGTAATAGATCAGAGCACAGAAGAGACGTTTTGGGTAAGTGGCTGCCGCTCTCGACACATTCTGCGATCTCAGTCGGTGGTCTCGGCGACGACGTCGGGTTCTTCTGTAATCCGCTCTTCGGCTCGCTCCCGGTCCTCGGGGTAGCCCACGTCGATCCGCCAGCCGTCCATTCGGAGCGCGTCGATAGTGCGTCCGGACTGGATCAGCAAGTCGATCGCGTCCGGCAGTTCGTACTCGCCGCGGTCGGAGGGCTGGACCAGATGACAGGCGTGGAAGATCGCCGGGGTGAACGTGTAGAAGCCGGTCATCACGAGGTTCGATGGTGGGTCGTCGGGCTTTTCCACGACTTCGACGACCTCGCCGTACTCGTTTGTGTCGAGGACGCCGTAGCGGGAGGCCTCCTCCCAGGGCACCTCCTCGACGAGGAACGCGGCGTCGGCGCGGTCCTCGCGCTGGCGGTTGATCACGTCGCCTAAGTTCCCGCGGAAGATATTGTCCCCGAGCATCAAGACGAAGTCGTCGTCGATGTGGGGTTCGGCCTGGAGGATCGCGTGGGCCAGCCCCAGCTGCTCGCGCTGGTGGGCGTAGGTGATCGGCACGCCCCGGTACTCGTCGCCGTAGCGCTCGATGATCTTCTCTTTCATGTAGCCGACGACGACGACGAACTCGTCGACGCCGATCTCGAGGAGGTTGTCGAAGACGTCCTCGATGAGCGGTTTGTCGTCGACCTCCACGAGAACCTTCGGTTTGTCTTCCGTCAGCGGCCGAAGGCGCGTGCCTTTGCCTGCGGCGAGCACGACAGATTGCATACCCCGAATGTTCCGCCGGTGGGACAAATAGTTTGTGAGAGATCGGGGTCGAACCCGGTCCCGGCGGTGCCGCTCGATTCTTTCCGGCGGGTCTCCGTGGCATTTCAGCCAGAAAGTATTTCTCTCAGCTCTCGCACTCACTCGATATATGAGTGCCAGTCTCGAGCAGACGCGAACCGAAACGGACGCCCTCGAACAGCTCGCCTCGAGCAGGTGCCAGTACTGCGCGGATGGAACGCTCGTCCTCGAGTCGTATCGAGGGAACGATGCTGCGGTCTGTGAGACGTGTGGAACGCCCGCGATGCAAGTTTGGGGCGGTTCTCGTCAGTAACTCGAGGCGATCTCTCGAGGTATTTTTCTGTTTAATAGAATTTTGATTAGTGGACTGCTTTTCGGTGAGCGAACGACGGCGGCGAGCGCTACGGTTCGAGCATCGTCGTCGTTCCGACGCCAAACCTCCATTCCGTCGCCGTTCGAAAGGATCTCTCGAGTGATCTCGACCTCGGCGCGGATCTCGAGCGCCTGTTCGCGTAGTCGGGTCGCGGTGTCGTCCTCGAGGTCGTCGTGTTCTGCGCGTGCGAGTGAGTGCCGTGCGAGTCGGTCGATCGCCTCGACTCGAGTGCGGGGTGTGAGACCGATAGTAGTTGGTGTCTGATCTTCATTCACATTATCCCATGTTCTCATTTCGGGCCGTCCAGTGGAGGAATTGCTCTCCTGTGATTCGTTTGGTGGTATTGTTGTTTTCTGTATGAGTAAAACCTCGATCAATAGTTGTTTATCTTGGAATTATTGATCATGTCCTGTATTTGAGTTATATCTCTCAATCATGGTGCGATTCGGTGCAGTTAATCGACTTTCAGAGGAGTTCGGGGGTATGCGGCCCCGCGTATCGTGGATGAAGGAAGTTGATGA is a genomic window containing:
- a CDS encoding DUF373 family protein is translated as MTTLVICLDRTDDVGRRTGLQSPIVGWEAVRALVTDVGLADPEDSGVNCLLESLRVAQDLRDADEETVVAVVSGERESMVSADRAVARQLDDLIADHDPDSAVVVIDSAEDERLVPIVESRVQVDSVDRVVVRQARDIESTYYLLKQFLADEELRQTVLVPIGLTLLVFPMLATAFGPAEGAAAITTVIGLFLLYKGFNIDDLVTGFAHQVKESLYTGQVSVVTYVVAAGLTFVGVFVGALGVSGLEETQSGEVLIPAAVFAFEGVPWLATAALTASAGRLLDEIISDRPVRASYLNLPFIVVAISFVVRGFSAYFLETQGQIGPLTVPTLDLGWRTITSFQTTAGERLAVFVLFGILVSLLGVRVAASFSESTADSTTDADRSDGGQAADADLPDPGSESELTDGGARSPRASDDGPESPDDGSSTRTRDRNATDGRDGPDRS
- a CDS encoding HVO_A0556 family zinc finger protein, with protein sequence MSASLEQTRTETDALEQLASSRCQYCADGTLVLESYRGNDAAVCETCGTPAMQVWGGSRQ
- a CDS encoding SDR family NAD(P)-dependent oxidoreductase, producing MNVLVTGGAGFIGSHIAHRLLAEGHHVVVLDVLDPYYNTAIKERNLKLCHEEGGDRFTFVEGSITDEALVREVVSSNDVEFVYHQAAQAGVRTSVENPKKPHEINTGGLLNLLIAADEHGVERVVNASSSSVYGEVDYLPYDEDHQNVPQSPYGVTKLTAEHYCRVWNDLYDVNTVSLRYFTVYGPRMRPNMAITNFTSRCLNGRPPVIYGDGQQTRDFTYIDDVVDANLSLLETSVADGEVMNIGSTGTITIEALAEHVIDHTGADVDLEYTDAKEADARHTHADVSKADELIDYEPSTAIRDGVDQFVDWYRENREWYEPLVLDS
- a CDS encoding diphthine--ammonia ligase — translated: MTDRVGAWLSLFSGGKDSSWALYQALERGLPVERLVTVHPAGDSYMYHVPETGLATLAAESVGIPLVDVEPDDFDADAVADSSAQGDDELEPLELALEELATDLDGGIAGLTAGAVESEYQTSRIEGMCERLECDLFAPLWREEPRELADAMLEAGFEIVIVQVAAHGLDESWLGRTLDAAALSDLEDLNDEYGVHLLGEGGEFETLVVDAPHMDRRIDLEYDREWDGTRGRIRVTEASLE
- the aglF gene encoding UTP--glucose-1-phosphate uridylyltransferase AglF codes for the protein MQSVVLAAGKGTRLRPLTEDKPKVLVEVDDKPLIEDVFDNLLEIGVDEFVVVVGYMKEKIIERYGDEYRGVPITYAHQREQLGLAHAILQAEPHIDDDFVLMLGDNIFRGNLGDVINRQREDRADAAFLVEEVPWEEASRYGVLDTNEYGEVVEVVEKPDDPPSNLVMTGFYTFTPAIFHACHLVQPSDRGEYELPDAIDLLIQSGRTIDALRMDGWRIDVGYPEDRERAEERITEEPDVVAETTD